In Mauremys reevesii isolate NIE-2019 linkage group 8, ASM1616193v1, whole genome shotgun sequence, a single genomic region encodes these proteins:
- the HMGXB3 gene encoding HMG domain-containing protein 3 isoform X4 — protein sequence MEAQYDGTEVTVVMEEIEGTYTYASPVPSKKKKKYKSPGDQGEKAKKPRSAYLLYYYDIYLKVQQELPHLPQSEINKKISESWRLLSVAEKSYYLEKAKLEKEGLDPDTDESSSSMPTTQFIMLPLPAHSVVENPTSIKLTTTYTRRGHGNCTNPGCSFTYVTRHKPPKCPKCGNFLGGKWIPKEKQPKGKAEQSSGIPLKAPGAKRSQQLVATEKAAAQEDATKSTLESSEAVSQLLNAVPVQEQIQDTEWEEVIISEAHILANNVQAQDRGNAAAVTLAKDSDVQGNSLEQPEKDSIGIGSQPSAEMTSPLASPTATVKKPMGIDALAAAPKGQELKSKPKPKPSLLAAARPMRAILPAPASLGREARTEQLSSRQGFPSNDKHSPVRTSGLKPSTLKQLGQSVLQTSSISERKLHSSPTGRASQVKVVEVKPDVFPSYKYSCTVTLDLGLATSRGRGKCKNPSCSYVYTNRHKPRICPSCGYNLAKDRAEKTVKSLEVSSGLPDVLNTSEPLAQSQKEIQRQSTLQLLRKVMQIPENESELAEVFTLIHELNSSRLILSNVSEETVTIEQTSWSNYYESPSTQCLLCNSPLFKGGQNSLAGPQECWLLTANRLQVVTAQVKVCLNLQCLALHSFTDIYTGLFNVGNKLLVSLDLLFTVRNHIKLGEDPKVAVGSILESVQEQTEKTLSPEELSQLQELLCSGYWAFECLTVRDYNDMICGVCGIAPKIEIAHRNAENVLALKNIEFTWPEFLSSSEVNVEDFWSTMETEVIEQVAFPSSIPITKFDASIVAPFFPPLMRGAVVVNTEKDKNLDAHPVPGSGSALVRLLQEESCKLEQINSYSEEELQYFLTQCSIPWGAADTKDQLCYSLLALYDFVQNGADAKQAPVHHTGGKIYKVCPHQVVCGSKYIVRGESARDHVDLLVSSRHWPPVYVVDMASSVALCADICCPDLTVQMWGKKQGCFSDPMAPPTCVSCPELLDQHYSVDMTVAEHSVQHPVTKSTARRIVHTGAEQNSQSDATAQHRSISLCQELEPYSAIITAINDSKTSNVRQRPITFNNATHYYLYNRLMDFFTSREIVNRQIHEIVQSCQPGEVVIRDTLYRLGVAQIKTETEEEEEENQEDGEIAE from the exons gACACAGATGAGAGCAGCTCCTCCATGCCCACCACACAGTTTATTATGCTACCTCTCCCAGCTCACTCTGTTGTGGAGAACCCAACATCAATCAAACTG ACAACCACTTACACTCGCAGGGGCCATGGAAACTGCACCAATCCTGGTTGTTCTTTTACTTATGTCACCAGACACAAACCACCAAAGTGCCCAAAGTGCGGGAACTTCCTGGGAGGGAAATGGATCCCAAAG GAAAAGCAACCAAAAGGCAAAGCTGAGCAGAGTTCAGGTATCCCCCTCAAAGCACCAGGGGCTAAAAGAAGCCAGCAGCTAGTAGCCACAGAGAAGGCAGCTGCTCAGGAGGATGCCACCAAGTCTACTCTGGAAAGTTCTGAAGCAGTCAGCCAGCTACTGAATGCAGTGCCTGTTCAGGAGCAGATACAGGACACTGAATGGGAAGAAGTGATCATCTCTGAGGCTCACATCCTTGCAAACAATGTGCAAGCCCAGGACAGAGGGAATGCAGCAGCAGTGACGCTGGCTAAAGATAGCGATGTGCAGGGCAACTCCTTAGAGCAGCCCGAGAAAGACAGCATAGGGATAGGGTCACAGCCATCTGCTGAGATGACAAGTCCACTTGCCAGTCCTACTGCCACTGTAAAAAAGCCAATGGG AATTGATGCTCTTGCTGCTGCACCCAAAGGACAAGAACTGAAGAGCAAACCAAAACCCAAGCCCTCTTTACTGGCTGCTGCGAGACCCATGAGAGCAATCCTACCTGCCCCTGCTAGCTTGGGGAGGGAAGCCCGCACAGAGCAGCTCAGCAGCCGACAGGGCTTTCCAAGTAACG ATAAGCATTCCCCTGTGAGAACCTCGGGCCTGAAGCCCAGTACGCTGAAGCAATTGGGTCAGTCTGTCCTACAGACATCTAGCATTAGTGAGCGAAAG ctccacagcagcccaaccGGCAGGGCATCTCAGGTGAAGGTAGTGGAGGTCAAACCAGATGTATTTCCCTCCTATAAGTACAGCTGCACCGTAACTTTG GATTTGGGATTGGCAACATCACGTGGCAGAGGGAAGTGTAAGAACCCCTCCTGTAGCTATGTATACACAAATAGACACAAGCCACGGATCTGTCCCAGCTGTGGCTACAACCTCGCCAAAGATAGAGCTGAGAAAACTGTGAAATCCCTG GAGGTCAGCTCTGGTCTTCCTGATGTGTTGAACACCAGTGAACCCTTAGCACAGTCTCAGAAAGAGATCCAGCGCCAATCAACACTGCAGCTGCTGCGCAAGGTAATGCAAATCCCAGAGAATGAGTCGGAACTGGCAGAGGTCTTCACACTCATCCACGAACTCAACAGCTCACGGCTCATCCTGTCCAACGTGAGTGAGGAGACGGTCACCATCGAGCAGACCTCCTGGTCAAACTATTATGAGTCTCCATCTACGCAGTGCCTCCTCTGTAACAGCCCTTTGTTCAAAGGGGGACAGAA TTCTCTCGCTGGTCCGCAGGAGTGCTGGTTGCTGACTGCTAACCGTTTACAGGTGGTTACTGCTCAGGTCAAAGTGTGTTTGAATCTGCAGTGCCTGGCCCTGCATAGCTTCACGGATATATACACAG GCCTGTTCAACGTGGGTAACAAGTTGTTAGTGAGCCTGGACCTTCTGTTCACTGTCCGAAACCATATTAAACTTGGAGAGGATCCCAAAGTGGCAGTTGGCAGCATCCTGGAATCTGTGCAGGAACAGACCG AGAAAACCCTGAGTCCCGAGGAGCTGAGtcagctccaggagctgctgtgcAGTGGCTATTGGGCCTTTGAGTGCCTCACTGTCCGGGACTACAATGATATGATCTGTGGAGTCTGTGGCATTGCACCCAAGATTGAGATAGCCCACAGGAATGCAGAAAACGTCCTGGCACTAAAGAACATTGAG TTTACCTGGCCAGAGTTCTTGTCATCCAGCGAGGTAAATGTGGAAGATTTCTGGTCCACGATGGAGACAGAAGTGATAGAGCAGGTGGCGTTCCCATCTAGCATCCCGATCACCAAGTTTGATGCCTCTATTGTTGCCCCCTTTTTCCCACCACTGATGAGAGGAGCTGTGGTTGTCAACACCGAGAAGGACAAGAACTTAGATGCACATCCGGTGCCAG GTAGTGGGAGTGCTTTGGTGAGGCTGCTTCAGGAAGAATCCTGCAAACTGGAGCAGATCAACTCTTATAGTGAGGAAGAGCTGCAGTATTTCTTGACACAGTGCAGCATCCCCTGGGGGGCAGCAGACACGAAG GACCAGCTCTGTTACTCCCTCCTGGCTCTCTATGACTTTGTACAGAATGGGGCAGATGCCAAACAAGCCCCAGTCCACCACACAGGAGGCAAAATCTACAAAGTGTGTCCACATCAG GTGGTGTGTGGCTCAAAGTACATTGTGAGAGGGGAAAGTGCCCGGGACCACGTGGACCTGCTAGTCTCCTCACGCCACTGGCCACCAGTCTATGTGGTGGATATGGCTTCTTCGGTGGCATTGTGTGCAGATATCTGCTGCCCTGACCTGACTGTTCAgatgtgggggaaaaaacagggaTGCTTCTCTGATCCCATGGCGCCCCCAACG tGTGTGTCCTGCCCGGAGCTGTTAGACCAACACTACAGTGTAGATATGACTGTAGCTGAACACTCTGTCCAGCACCCAGTTACCAAATCCACAGCCCGCCGAATTGTTCACACCGGGGCAGAGCAGAACAGCCAGAGTGATGCAACTGCTCAGCACCGTTCCATCTCACTGTGCCAAGAGCTAGAGCCTTACAGTGCCATCATCACTGCCATCAATGACAGCAAAACCAGCAACGTCCGCCAAAGGCCCATCACCTTCAACAATGCCACCCACTATTACCTCTACAACCGCCTAATGGATTTCTTCACCAGCAGGGAGATCGTGAACCGGCAGATCCATGAAATCGTGCAGAGCTGTCAGCCCGGTGAGGTGGTGATCCGGGACACGCTGTACCGACTGGGAGTGGCACAGATCAAGAcagagacagaggaggaggaagaggagaaccaGGAAGATGGAGAGATTGCTGAATAA